AATAATTGGAACGGTTCCTGAAGCAGCGATATCGATTCCTTTATGGTTATCTATAGAGCGCACGCCAAAACCAGAAGTTTTTGATCCAGCTGCTGGTTTAATAAATCCACCGATGTTTGTATCGTGTGGTGTTGGAGCCGCTTGAGCTGTTTGAGCAGATGTAGTAGCTTGTTTACGAGCTTCTTCCGCCTTGCGAGCTTCCTCAGCTTTACGAGCTTCTTCTGCGCGTTTTTCTTCTTCAATTGCTTTTTGAACAGCTTGACGCTGATTTTCTAAAATGCCTTTAGATTCTTCTAATCCTTCAATCTCTGAATCTACTTTTGCTACTTTCGTATGTAGATCGCTAATAAGAGTTTGTTGCTGTTGTTGGTTATTTTGTAATTCTTGTTGTTTTTGTTCTAATTTTTGCTCGGCTTCTTTCAGTTGTTGCTCTTTTTTCTCAACAGCCTCTTTCTCTTTCGTCACAGCATCTTGGTCAGTTGTTTGTTTTTTCACAATATCAGTATCGTTGTTTAAAATTAAACTGACAGAGTACATATTATCAACAAGATCAGCAATGTTTGCAGAATTTGTTAATACTTCTGTAATGATATTTGTGCGAGGTTTTTCTTGCATAGATTGCAGTCGTTGCTTAATAACTTCCTGACGTGTATCTATGTTTGTTTGTAATTGCTCTATATGTTTCTTTTTGTCAGTTATTACTTGTTGTGTTTTACTAATTTCTTTTTTTGTATCGTTTAACTCAGCTTCGTTTTTATTAATAGAAGTAGTTAAGTCATCGATTTTCTTTTGTAATTCTTGAATTTCTTTTTCTATTTGTTCTTTCTCAGCTGATTTATTTTGTAAGTCATTTTGTTTTCCTTCTAATTCAGATTGAATATTAGATAATTTATCTTGATTCGTTTCAGCATATACGGGTGAAAGTAGCGGAGAAACAAAAAATGTTCCTGCTGCTAAAACGCTAAACGCTGCAAATTTCTTTTTCATGGTTGTCTAACTCCTTTCCCTATGAATGTTATATATCATAAGAAGAAGAGTGTCTATCGTTGTAATCATAATGTAAAGAAAATTTTATAAAATTG
This Bacillus paramycoides DNA region includes the following protein-coding sequences:
- a CDS encoding murein hydrolase activator EnvC family protein yields the protein MKKKFAAFSVLAAGTFFVSPLLSPVYAETNQDKLSNIQSELEGKQNDLQNKSAEKEQIEKEIQELQKKIDDLTTSINKNEAELNDTKKEISKTQQVITDKKKHIEQLQTNIDTRQEVIKQRLQSMQEKPRTNIITEVLTNSANIADLVDNMYSVSLILNNDTDIVKKQTTDQDAVTKEKEAVEKKEQQLKEAEQKLEQKQQELQNNQQQQQTLISDLHTKVAKVDSEIEGLEESKGILENQRQAVQKAIEEEKRAEEARKAEEARKAEEARKQATTSAQTAQAAPTPHDTNIGGFIKPAAGSKTSGFGVRSIDNHKGIDIAASGTVPIIAAADGVVIRSELSSSYGNVVYLSHRINGKTYTTVYAHMSSRSVSNGQTVKQGTQLGFMGNTGQSYGQHLHFELHLGEWNVGKTNAVDPSPYIGL